One Fuerstiella marisgermanici DNA window includes the following coding sequences:
- the fbaA gene encoding class II fructose-bisphosphate aldolase encodes MPIATPEQYGKMLDAAQQGGYAYPGINVTSIVTINAALKAFADAKSDGIIQFSTGAGEFASGLNVKDAVHGTIVLAEAAHRLAEKYDVLIGLHTDHCQPKKVDTFLKPLIEATAARRAAGNGNLFQSHMYDGSELPLDQNIAESVELLKLCAANDIILEVEAGVVGGEEDGIDHSDMPADKLYTSPEDMVQVYEALNGLGRFMFAATFGNVHGHYKPGAVKLRPEILRDGQKAVTDKHGAAAEFDLVFHGGSGTPKAQLQETLDYGVVKMNIDTDTQYAFTRPIADHILKKYDEVMMIDGEIGAKKSYDPRTYLKLGEAGVATRLQRACDELKSTGNSIFGKV; translated from the coding sequence ATGCCAATCGCAACTCCCGAACAATACGGAAAGATGCTGGACGCAGCACAACAGGGAGGCTACGCCTATCCAGGAATCAACGTTACTTCCATCGTGACTATCAACGCCGCGTTGAAGGCGTTTGCAGACGCCAAGTCAGACGGGATCATTCAGTTCTCCACCGGTGCTGGCGAATTCGCCTCCGGCCTGAATGTCAAAGATGCAGTTCACGGCACAATCGTGCTGGCTGAAGCGGCTCACCGACTGGCCGAAAAGTACGACGTGCTGATCGGTCTGCACACGGACCACTGCCAGCCAAAGAAAGTGGATACCTTCCTGAAGCCACTCATCGAAGCCACCGCCGCTCGTCGAGCCGCAGGAAACGGGAACCTGTTCCAGTCGCACATGTACGACGGTTCAGAATTGCCACTGGATCAAAACATCGCAGAAAGCGTTGAACTGCTGAAACTGTGTGCCGCCAACGACATCATTCTGGAAGTCGAAGCGGGCGTGGTTGGTGGTGAAGAAGACGGAATCGATCATTCGGACATGCCAGCCGACAAACTGTACACGTCTCCGGAAGACATGGTACAGGTGTACGAAGCCTTGAATGGCCTCGGTCGCTTCATGTTCGCCGCCACGTTCGGCAACGTTCACGGTCACTACAAGCCGGGTGCTGTGAAACTGCGACCGGAGATCCTTCGCGATGGCCAGAAGGCCGTCACGGATAAACACGGGGCCGCCGCAGAATTCGATCTCGTCTTCCACGGCGGATCGGGAACGCCTAAGGCACAATTGCAGGAAACTCTGGACTACGGCGTCGTGAAGATGAATATCGACACCGACACGCAGTACGCCTTCACTCGCCCAATCGCTGATCACATCCTCAAGAAGTACGACGAAGTGATGATGATCGACGGCGAAATCGGAGCGAAGAAATCCTACGACCCTCGCACTTACCTGAAGCTCGGCGAAGCCGGCGTAGCAACTCGCCTGCAGCGAGCCTGCGACGAACTGAAGAGCACCGGTAACAGCATCTTCGGCAAGGTATAA
- a CDS encoding transcriptional regulator produces the protein MSVPKRFQHSNNDDLPAELQELGELLEEMDTDRRQELLVSYNRVTESVLRRRRILGLVQEALSQLRLDVKYLMFDLEMTRRERDELQARIEGEERGF, from the coding sequence ATGAGCGTCCCAAAACGATTCCAGCATTCCAACAATGATGATCTGCCTGCTGAACTGCAGGAGTTGGGTGAGCTGCTGGAGGAAATGGATACGGACCGTCGGCAGGAATTGCTGGTTTCCTACAACCGAGTCACAGAATCCGTGCTGCGGCGTCGTCGAATCTTGGGGCTGGTTCAGGAAGCACTGTCGCAATTACGACTCGACGTGAAATATCTGATGTTCGACCTCGAAATGACACGCCGCGAACGCGACGAGCTGCAGGCTCGCATCGAAGGCGAAGAACGCGGTTTCTAG